The Scophthalmus maximus strain ysfricsl-2021 chromosome 7, ASM2237912v1, whole genome shotgun sequence genome includes a window with the following:
- the trex4 gene encoding three prime repair exonuclease 4, giving the protein MTCGRLVVMHQSDGAEEERRQPLVFFDLETTGLGQSCDIIQLAAVSGGHSLNLYVIPRCRMQRGAARVTGFRVRRQKLYLHRQLVLTNSLREVLVSFIAFLQMLGRPLVIGHNSRRFDCRLLARALDELDLRAEFESSISGCVDTLPLAREMLKSRCLQSFRQESLVKELLGVDYKAHDALEDVRALQALYSVLQPTPELVWRHIFTLDTMERKAAVTAAKAKVPSEMSGQRPLLELFRQTVRVTESKAEGNDDKLKGS; this is encoded by the exons ATGACGTGTGGCAGACTTGTCGTGATGCACCAGTCCGACGGGGCCGAAGAAGAGCGTCGCCAGCCGCTGGTCTTCTTCGACCTGGAGACGACGGGACTGG GTCAGAGTTGTGACATCATCCAGCTGGCCGCGGTGAGCGGAGGCCACTCGCTCAACCTCTACGTCATCCCTCGGTGTCGAATGCAGCGGGGAGCAGCCAGAGTGACGGGCTTCAGGGTCCGCAGGCAGAAGCTGTACCTCCACCGCCAGCTTGTCCTCACCAACTCCCTGCGAGAAGTCCTGGTCTCCTTCATCGCTTTCCTTCAAATGCTCGGACGGCCACTCGTCATTGGCCACAACTCTCGTCGCTTCGACTGCCGCCTGCTGGCTCGAGCTCTCGACGAACTGGACCTCAGGGCGGAGTTTGAGTCGTCGATCTCGGGCTGCGTCGACACTCTGCCGCTGGCCCGTGAGATGCTGAAGAGCCGCTGCCTCCAGAGTTTTCGGCAGGAGAGTCTGGTGAAGGAGCTGTTGGGTGTGGACTACAAGGCCCATGATGCTCTGGAGGATGTGCGGGCGTTGCAGGCTCTCTATAGTGTGCTTCAGCCCACACCAGAGTTGGTTTGGAGGCACATTTTTACTCTGGACACCATGGAGCGCAAGGCAGCAGTGACAGCTGCCAAAGCTAAAGTGCCCAGTGAGATGTCAggacagcgccccctgctggagctcTTCAGACAGACAGTGCGAGTAACGGAGAGCAAAGCAGAGGGCAATGATGACAAACTTAAAGGAtcataa